A window of Coturnix japonica isolate 7356 chromosome 2, Coturnix japonica 2.1, whole genome shotgun sequence contains these coding sequences:
- the OSGIN2 gene encoding oxidative stress-induced growth inhibitor 2 isoform X2: MPVWCCRCSLAGPVRNYNSSETEGQLLNSFGQYFGDSLGKKIKKMPLLEETVLPGDSLLSLPVVIIGNGPSGICLSYLLSGYRPYLSPEAVHPNPILHTKLEEARHLSIVDQDLEYLSEGLEGRSSNPVAVLFDTLLHPDADFGYDYPSVLHWKLEQHNYIPHVVLGKGPPGGAWHAMEGSMLTISLGDWMELPGLTFKEWAASKRRTIKSDRVMPEEIACYYKHYVKVMGLQKNFRDNVYITSVSRLYRGDDEDRSQLNDNIPTQHLEMEDGQKPLIKRNWEVRGYQRAADGSHVPFCLFAENVALATGTFDSPGRLHVEGEDFPFVLHSMSDFGAAVSKGKLRGKADPVLIVGAGLTAADAVLCAYNNNIPVIHVFRRRVTDSSLIFKQLPKKLYPEYHKVYHMMCTQSHTGDSNLHSAYTSFPEHNVLSFKPEMKCVLQSASGLKKILKFSVALVLIGSHPNLFFLKDQGHGIGHHLNQPITCKGNPIEIDPYTYECTKEANLFALGPLVGDNFVRFLKGGALGIARCLAIRQKKKQELMESGDGGGDGVP, from the exons ATGCCCGTGTGGTGCTGCCGCTGCTCCTTGGCCGGTCCCGTCAG aaactacaacagctcTGAAACTGAAGGACAGCTTCTGAATTCCTTTGGCCAGTATTTTGGTGACAGCCTtgggaagaagataaaaaagatgCCTTTATTAGAAGAAACTGTTCTGCCTGGGGACTCTCTCCTTAGCCTTCCTGTGGTAATAATAG GAAATGGACCTTCAGGAATTTGTCTTTCATACCTACTGTCTGGATACAGGCCCTATTTGTCTCCTGAAGCTGTACATCCAAACCCCATTCTCCACACTAAATTAGAGGAAGCACGGCATCTTTCCATTGTTGATCAG GATCTGGAGTACCTGTCTGAAGGCCTTGAAGGACGCTCTTCAAACCCAGTTGCAGTGCTCTTTGATACGCTGCTTCATCCTGATGCTGACTTTGGGTATGACTACCCATCCGTTCTGCACTGGAAGTTAGAACAGCATAATTATATTCCACATGTAGTGCTTGGTAAAGGACCACCTGGTGGGGCTTGGCAT GCCATGGAAGGCTCCATGCTAACCATCAGTTTGGGGGACTGGATGGAACTGCCTGGACTCACTTTCAAGGAGTGGGCAGCCAGCAAGCGCAG aactATAAAGAGTGACCGAGTAATGCCAGAGGAAATAGCTTGTTACTATAAACACTATGTTAAAGTCATGGGCCTCCAAAAAAACTTCAGGGACAATGTTTACATAACATCAGTATCCAGACTTTACCGAGGAGATGATGAAGATAGAAGTCAACTGAACGACAATATTCCAACGCAGCATTTGGAAATGGAAGATGGACAGAAACCACTGATTAAGCGAAACTGGGAAGTCAGAGGTTATCAGCGAGCAGCAGATGGTTCTCATGTGCCCTTCTGCCTCTTTGCTGAGAATGTGGCTCTTGCCACAGGAACTTTTGACTCTCCTGGCCGGCTGCATGTTGAAGGtgaagattttccttttgtccttcATTCCATGTCTGACTTTGGAGCTGCTGTAAGCAAAGGAAAGCTACGTGGGAAAGCAGACCCTGTGTTAATTGTGGGTGCTGGACTTACTGCAGCCGATGCAGTACTGTGTGCCTACAATAACAACATCCCCGTAATTCATGTGTTTCGTAGAAGAGTTACTGATTCAAGCCTGATTTTCAAACAGTTACCTAAAAAGCTTTACCCTGAGTACCATAAGGTCTATCATATGATGTGCACTCAGTCACATACCGGAGACTCTAATCTGCATTCTGCTTACACTAGTTTCCCTGAACACAATGTACTTTCTTTTAagcctgaaatgaaatgtgttctTCAGAGTGCCTCTGGACTGAAGaaaattttgaagttttctgTAGCCTTAGTTCTGATAGGTTCTCAcccaaatcttttctttttaaaggaccAAGGACATGGCATAGGTCATCACTTAAATCAGCCCATCACGTGCAAGGGGAATCCTATTGAGATAGATCCATATACATACGAATGTACTAAAGAAGCAAACCTCTTTGCTTTAGGTCCTCTGGTTGGAGACAACTTTGTGCGGTTTCTAAAAGGAGGCGCATTGGGCATTGCACGATGCTTGGCAAtaagacaaaagaagaaacaagagtTGATGGAAAGTGGGGATGGAGGAGGTGATGGGGTGCCATAA
- the OSGIN2 gene encoding oxidative stress-induced growth inhibitor 2 isoform X1, whose protein sequence is MPLLEETVLPGDSLLSLPVVIIGNGPSGICLSYLLSGYRPYLSPEAVHPNPILHTKLEEARHLSIVDQDLEYLSEGLEGRSSNPVAVLFDTLLHPDADFGYDYPSVLHWKLEQHNYIPHVVLGKGPPGGAWHAMEGSMLTISLGDWMELPGLTFKEWAASKRRTIKSDRVMPEEIACYYKHYVKVMGLQKNFRDNVYITSVSRLYRGDDEDRSQLNDNIPTQHLEMEDGQKPLIKRNWEVRGYQRAADGSHVPFCLFAENVALATGTFDSPGRLHVEGEDFPFVLHSMSDFGAAVSKGKLRGKADPVLIVGAGLTAADAVLCAYNNNIPVIHVFRRRVTDSSLIFKQLPKKLYPEYHKVYHMMCTQSHTGDSNLHSAYTSFPEHNVLSFKPEMKCVLQSASGLKKILKFSVALVLIGSHPNLFFLKDQGHGIGHHLNQPITCKGNPIEIDPYTYECTKEANLFALGPLVGDNFVRFLKGGALGIARCLAIRQKKKQELMESGDGGGDGVP, encoded by the exons atgCCTTTATTAGAAGAAACTGTTCTGCCTGGGGACTCTCTCCTTAGCCTTCCTGTGGTAATAATAG GAAATGGACCTTCAGGAATTTGTCTTTCATACCTACTGTCTGGATACAGGCCCTATTTGTCTCCTGAAGCTGTACATCCAAACCCCATTCTCCACACTAAATTAGAGGAAGCACGGCATCTTTCCATTGTTGATCAG GATCTGGAGTACCTGTCTGAAGGCCTTGAAGGACGCTCTTCAAACCCAGTTGCAGTGCTCTTTGATACGCTGCTTCATCCTGATGCTGACTTTGGGTATGACTACCCATCCGTTCTGCACTGGAAGTTAGAACAGCATAATTATATTCCACATGTAGTGCTTGGTAAAGGACCACCTGGTGGGGCTTGGCAT GCCATGGAAGGCTCCATGCTAACCATCAGTTTGGGGGACTGGATGGAACTGCCTGGACTCACTTTCAAGGAGTGGGCAGCCAGCAAGCGCAG aactATAAAGAGTGACCGAGTAATGCCAGAGGAAATAGCTTGTTACTATAAACACTATGTTAAAGTCATGGGCCTCCAAAAAAACTTCAGGGACAATGTTTACATAACATCAGTATCCAGACTTTACCGAGGAGATGATGAAGATAGAAGTCAACTGAACGACAATATTCCAACGCAGCATTTGGAAATGGAAGATGGACAGAAACCACTGATTAAGCGAAACTGGGAAGTCAGAGGTTATCAGCGAGCAGCAGATGGTTCTCATGTGCCCTTCTGCCTCTTTGCTGAGAATGTGGCTCTTGCCACAGGAACTTTTGACTCTCCTGGCCGGCTGCATGTTGAAGGtgaagattttccttttgtccttcATTCCATGTCTGACTTTGGAGCTGCTGTAAGCAAAGGAAAGCTACGTGGGAAAGCAGACCCTGTGTTAATTGTGGGTGCTGGACTTACTGCAGCCGATGCAGTACTGTGTGCCTACAATAACAACATCCCCGTAATTCATGTGTTTCGTAGAAGAGTTACTGATTCAAGCCTGATTTTCAAACAGTTACCTAAAAAGCTTTACCCTGAGTACCATAAGGTCTATCATATGATGTGCACTCAGTCACATACCGGAGACTCTAATCTGCATTCTGCTTACACTAGTTTCCCTGAACACAATGTACTTTCTTTTAagcctgaaatgaaatgtgttctTCAGAGTGCCTCTGGACTGAAGaaaattttgaagttttctgTAGCCTTAGTTCTGATAGGTTCTCAcccaaatcttttctttttaaaggaccAAGGACATGGCATAGGTCATCACTTAAATCAGCCCATCACGTGCAAGGGGAATCCTATTGAGATAGATCCATATACATACGAATGTACTAAAGAAGCAAACCTCTTTGCTTTAGGTCCTCTGGTTGGAGACAACTTTGTGCGGTTTCTAAAAGGAGGCGCATTGGGCATTGCACGATGCTTGGCAAtaagacaaaagaagaaacaagagtTGATGGAAAGTGGGGATGGAGGAGGTGATGGGGTGCCATAA